In one window of Juglans regia cultivar Chandler chromosome 3, Walnut 2.0, whole genome shotgun sequence DNA:
- the LOC118343758 gene encoding probable leucine-rich repeat receptor-like protein kinase At1g35710: MASSASISIIAVACVTCILFYGIYLDIEVVVFVAASKSSPLDPEMKALLETGWWSSADTNNSSSPSECYDISCTAGGRVTKINLAKSYLEGEIPLSIINLTQLLTFDIASNNIHGSIPLEMGNMESWNHLYLSLNKISGSIPTGIGNLKNLMRLHLKSNNLIGPVPTTLDGCSYVQELILSHNYLIGRFSHRFADLYWLNTNLSHNFFGGEIPV; encoded by the exons ATGGCATCATCTGCCTCCATCTCTATCATTGCAGTAGCATGTGTTACCTGCATTTTGTTCTATGGAatttatttggatattgaggTAGTTGTGTTTGTGGCAGCATCTAAATCATCACCTCTAGATCCAGAAATGAAAGCTCTGCTAGAGACGGGGTGGTGGTCAAGTGCCGACACTAACAATTCCTCAAGTCCTAGCGAGTGCTATGATATTTCTTGCACTGCCGGTGGAAGGGTCACAAAGATTAACTTAGCTAAGAGCTATTTGGAAG GTGAGATACCTCTTTCCATCATAAACCTCACCCAATTACTGACGTTTGACATTGCTTCTAACAACATCCATGGTTCCATTCCCTTGGAAATGGGCAACATGGAGAGCTGGAATCACTTGTACCTTAGTTTGAACAAAATTAGTGGTTCCATCCCAACAGGAATAGGAAACTTGAAGAATCTGATGCGTTTGCACCTCAAATCTAACAATCTCATTGGTCCAGTCCCTACTACTCTTGATGGTTGCTCTTATGTGCAAGAGTTGATATTGAGCCACAACTACTTGATCGGACGCTTTTCCCATCGCTTCGCTGACCTTTATTGGCTAAATACTAATCTCAGTCACAACTTTTTTGGTGGAGAGATACCAG TGTAG
- the LOC109013435 gene encoding uncharacterized protein LOC109013435 codes for MVERLNEKDLDGNMDDAANAVFKEVLGHPPSYATGLGHTVIPEPSLSLRNNMDYQRIIEENENNKNDANFYKSQFEALRSDLLEFKNQFQDYEKLMNIRMTELESQRVLKVDQPVDEDDIIFGHFC; via the coding sequence ATGGTTGAGCGGTTGAATGAGAAAGACTTGGATGGGAATATGGATGATGCAGCTAATGCAGTGTTCAAGGAGGTTTTAGGACATCCACCAAGTTATGCAACAGGTCTAGGCCACACTGTTATACCTGAACCATCTCTTTCATTGCGCAACAATATGGATTATCAACGCATTATTGAGGAGAATGAGAATAACAAGAATGATGCAAATTTTTACAAGAGCCAGTTTGAGGCACTGAGATCTGATTTACTAGAATTCAAGAACCAATTTCAAGACTATGAGAAATTGATGAACATTCGCATGACAGAGTTGGAGTCTCAAAGGGTATTGAAGGTTGATCAGCCAGTTGATGAGGATGATATCATTTTTGGCCACTTTTGTTGA